One genomic window of Solanum dulcamara chromosome 10, daSolDulc1.2, whole genome shotgun sequence includes the following:
- the LOC129870453 gene encoding uncharacterized protein LOC129870453: MEPPLLPCPPISTTVTTVASVAGVMPQPPPPTSSHINYANSVDSSPKSRNTNSWDDQQQQPPHAGGGGGSNGKIRLMCSYGGHIIPRPHDKSLCYIGGDTRIFVTDRHTSLSDLSSRLSKTLLVGRPFWLKYQLPNEDLDSLISVTTDEDLENMIEEYDRVTKTSRIRVFLFTSEFDSVSSIGSLLQSSTKSEDWFVHALNGATSASTTKVFSESSSVNCLLGLDDDVGNCNVKSVDGQLDGSFCAKNVKISAQDVQSVPDSPMVETTSSFGSTSSTPSMTNLPPIKVHVEENQRLGIEEQFSQLGVGGKVEQKQEEGGFMGLTSPPPPSAPVVGTAFSGVPVVVGGDYGNRVFSDDERSDQGVGVGYRNPAQTQPQQHQQLQQPPQLQPKPVLPSDLPSPNSVSSESSVMSGQRHFFYQEPVGQFQSGNNRVSSNSVDMKHSDPNNRAQVQQQQVQDAGYAMPVQYDQHQQMYQPQQYVHASQYIHHTPSGPVPMTSYYPIYPSQQQSHPQHPALEHQYPVYFVHSRPPSQAYNLPVQQTNYSESAQTNVPSNQPQTPPAPSMTSPAAAYNHARNPPASKPEMTAGAYRTAAAAAGAPQLVQITSGQHQQQYVGYSQIHHPSQPIAPTSAATPNYAYEFSDPAHAQIYYSQAHAPQFTTQYQTMTSSPAVGLHNTSSQLPTEKNQPTN; this comes from the exons ATGGAACCCCCACTTCTACCATGCCCACCCATTTCCACCACCGTCACCACGGTGGCGTCGGTGGCCGGAGTTATGCCACAACCACCACCACCGACGTCGTCACATATCAACTACGCCAACTCAGTAGATTCCTCCCCAAAGTCACGCAACACCAATTCCTGGGACGACCAACAGCAACAACCCCCACACGCAGGCGGAGGCGGTGGAAGTAACGGAAAGATCCGTCTTATGTGTAGCTACGGAGGACATATCATCCCTCGACCTCACGATAAATCCCTTTGTTATATAGGCGGAGATACCCGAATCTTCGTTACCGACCGACATACTTCCCTATCTGACCTCTCATCACGGCTTTCGAAAACGCTTCTGGTTGGACGGCCGTTTTGGTTGAAATATCAGCTTCCGAACGAAGACCTTGATTCTCTTATATCTGTTACAACCGATGAAGACCTTGAGAACATGATCGAAGAATACGATCGTGTTACGAAAACTTCACGGATTCGTGTGTTTCTATTCACTAGTGAATTTGATTCGGTTTCTTCAATTGGGTCACTTCTACAAAGTTCAACGAAATCAGAGGATTGGTTTGTACATGCTTTGAATGGGGCAACTTCTGCTTCTACAACGAAGGTGTTTTCTGAGTCTTCTTCGGTGAATTGTCTTCTGGGTCTTGATGATGATGTTGGGAATTGTAACGTAAAGAGTGTAGATGGACAATTGGACGGATCATTTTGTGCGAAGAATGTGAAAATTAGTGCTCAAGATGTTCAGTCGGTGCCGGATTCTCCGATGGTAGAAACGACGTCGTCTTTTGGGTCGACTTCTTCCACACCGTCGATGACGAATTTACCACCGATTAAGGTTCACGTGGAGGAGAATCAAAGGCTTGGGATTGAGGAACAGTTTTCACAGTTAGGGGTTGGTGGCAAAGTGGAGCAGAAGCAGGAGGAAGGAGGATTTATGGGTTTGACTTCACCTCCTCCCCCATCTGCTCCGGTGGTCGGAACTGCATTTTCCGGTGTGCCGGTAGTTGTTGGTGGGGATTACGGTAATCGAGTTTTTTCAGATGATGAGAGATCGGACCAAGGGGTTGGTGTTGGTTACAGAAATCCTGCTCAAACACAGCCCCAGCAACATCAACAGCTACAGCAACCTCCACAATTGCAGCCAAAGCCTGTGCTTCCTTCTGATTTACCTTCTCCCAATTCAGTTTCAAG TGAGAGCAGTGTGATGTCTGGGCAAAGGCATTTCTTTTATCAAGAACCAGTGGGTCAATTTCAGTCGGGGAATAATAGGGTTTCGTCTAATTCAGTTGATATGAAGCACAGTGATCCGAATAATCGGGCTCAGGTACAACAACAGCAAGTTCAGGATGCTGGATATGCAATGCCAGTCCAGTATGATCAGCATCAACAAATGTATCAGCCCCAACAATATGTTCATGCTAGTCAATATATCCACCATACACCTTCCGGGCCTGTGCCAATGACATCTTATTATCCTATATACCCTTCGCAGCAGCAAAGTCATCCTCAGCACCCTGCTCTTGAGCACCAGTACCCAGTTTACTTCGTTCATTCTAGACCACCTTCGCAAGCTTACAATTTGCCGGTCCAGCAAACAAATTATAGTGAGTCTGCTCAAACAAATGTCCCTTCTAACCAACCCCAAACACCTCCTGCACCTAGCATGACCTCTCCTGCAGCAGCTTACAACCATGCTAGAAATCCTCCTGCCTCCAAACCTGAAATGACTGCTGGTGCATATAGAACAGCAGCTGCGGCTGCGGGAGCTCCACAATTGGTTCAGATCACTTCAGGACAGCATCAGCAGCAATATGTAGGCTACTCTCAGATTCACCATCCCTCTCAGCCAATTGCTCCTACATCAGCTGCTACTCCCAATTATGCATATGAATTTTCGGATCCCGCACATGCACAAATATACTATTCTCAGGCTCATGCTCCCCAGTTCACTACTCAATACCAAACCATGACATCATCCCCGGCTGTTGGTTTACATAATACTTCTTCTCAGCTTCCGACAGAAAAAAATCAACCAACAAATTAG
- the LOC129870986 gene encoding uncharacterized protein LOC129870986 yields MGYPIQSDIRSAIQIAAVFRHHNNHYHHLTNHRRLLPPAVISYRNSPNCCFTVNSALKLRAFSINDSDTTVQKVSNKPSLCTADELHYVSVNNSDWKLALWRYIPPPQAPKRNHPLLLLSGVGTNAIGYDLAPGSSFARYMSGEGFDTWVLELRGAGLSVQESDSTNIEKTANAVSEQMEAAADNATDKVLSAAQQSTDAQSTLEESDIAVVKEEPTAIATMWDESRVVNQLTETFMLLSERVSGFLNESQSRIMSAKLFDQISKLLEDSFLYESFNETRGKLLSLLETRQNSAVADQVKDLSQKLVNIIEEGQRSVSPLVDLHERLTTTIEDFQKQLDLIVKYDWDFDHYLEEDVPAAMEYIKAQTAPKDGKLLAIGHSMGGILLYARLSQCGLEEREPGLTAVVTLASSLDYTSSKSALRLLLPLADPAQALNVPVVPLGALLAAAYPLSSRPPYVLSWLNDLISAADMMHPELLKKLVLNNFCTIPAKLILQLTTAFREGGLRDRSGKIFYKDNLHKSNVPVLAVAGDKDIICPPEAVYETAKFIPEHLVTYKVFGDANGQHYAHYDLVGGRMAAEHLYPCIIQFLSRYDDIS; encoded by the exons ATGGGTTATCCAATTCAATCCGATATTCGATCGGCGATACAAATCGCCGCCGTCTTCCGCCACCACAACAACCACTACCACCACCTCACTAATCACCGCCGGTTACTTCCTCCCGCCGTCATTTCCTACCGCAACTCTCCGAACTGCTGCTTCACGGTGAACTCCGCCTTGAAGCTCAGAGCTTTCTCTATCAATGATAGCGATACTACAGTCCAGAAGGTTTCTAATAAGCCATCGTTATGCACTGCCGACGAACTCCACTACGTATCTGTTAATAATTCCGATTGGAAACTTGCTCTCTGGCGCTACATTCCTCCTCCTCAg GCTCCAAAGAGAAATCATCCCCTGCTTCTCTTGTCTGGCGTGGGGACTAATGCTATTGGATATGATCTTGCTCCTGGG TCATCTTTCGCCCGGTACATGTCAGGGGAAGGATTCGACACTTGGGTTCTTGAACTTCGAGGAGCTGGGTTGAGTGTGCAGGAGTCAGATTCGACAAACATTGAGAAGACTGCGAATGCAGTCTCAGAACAGATGGAAGCTGCCGCTGATAATGCTACTGACAAAGTTCTTTCTGCAGCACAGCAGTCAACAGATGCCCAGAGTACCTTAGAAGAGTCTGACATAGCTGTGGTCAAAGAAGAACCCACAGCTATTGCAACAATGTGGGATGAGTCTAGAGTAGTGAACCAGCTTACGGAAACATTTATGCTCTTGTCAGAAAGAGTCTCTGGCTTCCTCAATGAAAGCCAGTCAAGGATTATGTCTGCTAAACTATTTGatcaaatatcaaaattattagaGGATTCCTTTCTTTATGAAAGctttaatgagacaagggggaAGTTGTTAAGTCTGCTGGAGACAAGGCAAAACTCTGCTGTTGCTGACCAAGTAAAGGATCTTAGCCAAAAGCTAGTAAATATCATTGAAGAAGGTCAACGTTCTGTTTCTCCGTTAGTTGATCTGCATGAACGTCTAACTACTACCATAGAAGATTTCCAGAAACAGCTTGACTTGATTGTCAAGTATGATTGGGACTTTGATCATTACCTCGAAGAGGATGTTCCTGCTGCG ATGGAATACATTAAGGCCCAAACTGCACCAAAAGATGGTAAACTTCTTGCCATTGGACATTCTATGGGAGGAATATTGCTGTATGCTAGGCTATCACAGTGTG GATTGGAAGAGAGAGAGCCTGGATTAACTGCTGTTGTAACTTTGGCTTCATCACTGGATTACACATCTTCGAAGTCTGCACTCAGACTGCTCCTGCCCCTT GCTGATCCTGCGCAGGCTCTCAATGTACCTGTTGTACCTTTAGGAGCATTACTCGCTGCAGCTTATCCTCTTTCTTCTCGCCCTCCTTATGTGTTGTCTTGGCTTAATGATTTAATATCAGCTGCAGATATGATGCACCCAGAGTTGCTGAAAAAGCTCGTATTAAATAACTTCT GTACTATTCCTGCTAAACTTATTTTGCAGTTGACTACAGCTTTTCGAGAAGGGGGACtccgtgacagaagtggtaaaATATTCTACAAGGATAATCTTCACAAAAGCAATGTACCCGTGTTGGCTGTTGCTGGAGATAAAGACATAATCTGCCCACCAGAAGCAGTGTACG AAACTGCAAAGTTCATCCCCGAGCACTTGGTCACCTACAAAGTATTTGGAGATGCTAATGGTCAGCATTATGCTCATTATGACTTGGTGGGAGGACGCATG GCTGCAGAACATTTATATCCTTGTATAATCCAATTTTTAAGCCGTTATGATGATATTAGCTAG